From the genome of Impatiens glandulifera chromosome 9, dImpGla2.1, whole genome shotgun sequence, one region includes:
- the LOC124916636 gene encoding protein MALE DISCOVERER 2-like, translated as MVYGEMEVRWDGRGGLRSSYCTILILLLEIQGCFSLNSEGLALLGFRAGVEYDPLGVFTNWDATDDEPCKWSGVQCFNTRVEKLDLRECSFKGIISSHLGELPHLRSLILRKNQFYGTIPREIGKLTMLEMLDLRENNLTGTIPTELRNLMSLKHLLIRDNKFEEDVLREIQELNSISDLEFPKNLTSCTHRKLRHCIWQSSLKQLKKVGSFIIPLKHTLINYSNLLRAIGRYASDMLEYNCCDNNIVGLVINQNIQVSSVALRRRLSELSNIAAAPVNGGLPKQILTVPISHSSGSYYSVPSAKGGLSSPVLDLAPSPADAPEDNNSTMERFTEYIGWRFIIAGSAVGILLLIALVIFCLCRNKAVPALVPWKNGLSGQLQKAFVTGVPKLNRGELVDACEDFSNVVSTNETFNVYKGTLSSGVEIAVISTTIISVKEWSRRSQRAYRKKIEVLTRVNHKNFVNLIGYCEEEEPFTRMMVFEYAPNGHLYEHLHVKEVEQLDWNARIRVIMGMSYCLQHMHDLKPPVTLSYLSTKSILLTDDYAAKILERCFHQASPNSGNEDDSSHHDLQSGSVDPEANVLSFGLTLLEIISGKVPYSEGQNSISNWAMEFGGGNQSTSTVIDTELKSFKDKEAEVIGEVIRECLQQEPKKRPTMKEITLKLSEVIPITPEQATPRTSPLWWAELEILSAEST; from the exons ATGGTTTATGGAGAAATGGAGGTCAGATGGGACGGTAGAGGAGGACTCCGTTCATCGTATTGTACTATACTGATTCTTCTCTTAGAAATTCAAGGATGCTTCTCTCTCAATTCCGAAG GATTGGCATTATTAGGATTCCGAGCTGGAGTTGAGTATGATCCTCTTGGTGTTTTCACGAATTGGGATGCTACTGATGATGAACCATGCAAGTGGTCAGGAGTTCAATGTTTCAATACTAGAGTGGAAAAGCT GGATCTTCGAGAATGCTCTTTCAAAGGCATAATATCTTCGCATCTTGGTGAACTCCCCCACCTTAGATCTTT GATTCTCCGCAAAAACCAATTTTATGGGACCATTCCAAGAGAAATTGGAAAATTGACAATGTTGGAAATGTTGGATTTAAGAGAGAACAACTTGACTGGAACTATTCCTACAGAATTAAGAAACTTGATGTCTTTGAAACACTT GTTGATCCGTGACAATAAATTTGAAGAAGATGTTCTGAGGGAGATTCAAGAACTCAACTCGATTTCCGATTTAGAATTCCCTAAAAACCTTACATCTTGTACACACAGAAAGCTTCGCCATTG CATCTGGCAGAGCAGCTTGAAACAACTGAAGAAAGTTGGATCTTTCATAATTCCCCTCAAACACACACTTATAAATTACTCCAATTTGCTTCGAGC GATTGGTAGATATGCCTCTGACATGCTAGAATACAATTGCTGTGACAATAACATTGTTGGTTTggtaataaatcaaaatatacaaGTTAGTAGTGTTGCACTTCGTAGACGACTTTCGGAGCTGTCTAACATTGCGGCTGCACCAGTCAATGGCGGTTTACCTAAGCAGATCTTAACTGTTCCAATCAGCCACAGCAGTGGATCCTATTATTCTGTACCAAGTGCAAAGGGTGGACTTTCTTCTCCAGTTCTTGATCTTGCTCCTTCTCCTGCTGATGCACCAGAAGACAATAATTCGACTATGGAGAGATTCACTGAATACATCGGATGGAGATTCATCATTGCAGGTTCAGCCGTTGGCATACTGCTTCTCATTGCATTGGTGATATTCTGCTTGTGTAGGAACAAGGCAGTGCCTGCTTTAGTTCCATGGAAAAATGGATTGAGTGGACAATTACAGAAAGCTTTTGTTACGG GAGTGCCAAAACTCAATAGGGGAGAGCTTGTAGATGCATGCGAGGATTTTAGCAATGTTGTCTCAACTAACGAAACTTTCAATGTATATAAAGGAACGTTGTCTAGTGGGGTTGAAATTGCTGTAATTTCAACTACAATAATCTCCGTCAAAGAATGGTCAAGACGCTCTCAACGTGCCTACAGGAAAAAG ATCGAGGTGCTAACTCGAGTTAATCACAAGAATTTTGTGAATCTGATCGGCTactgtgaagaagaagaaccttTTACTAGAATGATGGTGTTTGAGTATGCACCAAACGGGCACTTATACGAACATCTGCATg TCAAGGAAGTAGAACAACTCGACTGGAATGCGAGGATAAGGGTCATAATGGGAATGTCGTATTGTCTACAACATATGCATGATTTGAAACCTCCCGTGACTCTCTCCTATCTTAGCACAAAATCTATACTGTTAACGGATGACTATGCCGCTAAA ATTTTAGAAAGATGTTTCCATCAAGCTTCACCCAATTCAGGTAACGAAGATGACTCCAGCCATCATGATCTGCAATCAGGCAGTGTTGATCCAGAGGCGAACGTTCTCAGCTTTGGATTGACTTTGCTCGAGATCATCTCTGGAAAAGTTCCTTATTCCGAGGGACAGAATTCAATTTCGAACTGG gcTATGGAATTTGGTGGCGGGAATCAAAGCACGAGCACTGTGATTGACACGGAGTTGAAGTCGTTTAAGGACAAGGAAGCGGAAGTGATAGGGGAGGTTATCAGAGAATGTCTGCAGCAGGAACCAAAGAAGAGGCCGACTATGAAGGAGATCACCCTCAAACTGAGTGAAGTTATTCCC
- the LOC124916752 gene encoding uncharacterized protein LOC124916752 codes for MTTSENAYGVFLEKVKRTVYIDNLSPQVTEAVLKASLNQFGDVENVEFIPNYTFPSELPRCALVEMKTSRQAQKIMGDLSDFPFLISGMPRPVRVRKAEVEMFDDRPEKPGSKVECSWLTPEDPNFQVAIKLKKLSKQHVAETAFLLKHQLEEEKKLASQQWETLKANYKKFEMIDSVINDGTSRLLSERYNIQPFGC; via the exons ATGACGACATCTGAAAATGCTTACGGCGTATTTCTGGAAAAGGTCAAACGAACTGTTTACATTGACAACCTTTCGCCCCAAGTGACTGAAGCTGTCCTGAAAGCTTCTCTAAATCAATTTGGAGATGTCGAAAATGTTGAGTTCATCCCCAACTACACATTCCCAAGCGAACTACCTCGATGTGCATTGGTAGAGATGAAAACCTCAAGGCAGGCTCAGAAAATCATGGGAGATCTCTCCGATTTCCCTTTCTTGATATCTGGGATGCCAAGGCCAGTTCGTGTACGCAAGGCTGAGGTAGAGATGTTCGATGATCGTCCGGAGAAGCCAGGAAGTAAGGTAGAATGTAGTTGGTTAACTCCAGAAGACCCCAATTTTCAAGTGGCTATAAAGCTCAAGAAGCTTTCAAAACAACATGTCGCCGAGACAGCTTTCTTACTAAAG CATCAACTTGAAGAGGAGAAGAAGCTGGCAAGCCAGCAATGGGAGACACTGAAGGCAAACTATAAGAAGTTTGAGATGATTGACAGCGTGATAAATGACGGAACTTCACGCCTGCTATCAGAAAGATACAATATCCAGCCTTTTGGATGTTAA
- the LOC124916751 gene encoding uncharacterized protein LOC124916751 — translation MAKKQLNLDMPLLSVRRLPSKLSSSSSSDERKSSSNPRSSTGQSSLSNLYTPESDLTQFSKPAAVPFLWEQIPGRPKEEPYAKSECPVESWRCTPPRLPPGRIRRSGELFEERRLLKSQVSASLSYDLSALEMENESIQDIYCDALETLSQTESLSFDCRFVRSTKTSLTDSQTRDFMMRRFLPAAKAMVIDAPPQYVSQKHSLDQQNKIDEERISLIKQNQQVKDSETVEEDEDDEDEDGDDCVDAIKKPAKIRGLFAKFCLRNSLCLLNPSSGMKSKKKHVPTSSSPAPAKEVVSRMSRSSYSGPLPRLNNPLGSKLPASGNRMSFSGELLRNQSMFRGVPKIVRKTSTTTPSSFEKMYGLDHHSLSMMRSSHELEKKKKSNVCYPTDEIEEEMFGQDYNINIKDSVAVAVGNDDNGKSQNQLGSSGGKVDHDEGRKSSSKEVLQDETIMNCSPLTPPLPKSPSESWLWRAIPSISLKSPFQHHTKKQNGRLSTSSPNWETIVKTSNKHRDHVRYSEELIPRISQHSKA, via the exons ATGGCGAAAAAACAATTGAATTTAGATATGCCATTGTTATCAGTAAGGCGGTTACCTTCGAAGCtgtcatcgtcatcatcatcagatGAACGGAAATCATCTTCAAATCCTCGGAGCAGTACAGGGCAAAGTTCTCTATCGAATTTGTACACACCTGAAAGTGATTTAACGCAATTTTCCAAACCAGCCGCAGTTCCATTTCTATGGGAGCAGATTCCGGGAAGGCCTAAAGAAGAACCATATGCCAAATCTGAATGTCCTGTTGAGTCTTGGAGGTGTACGCCGCCAAGACTACCGCCGGGGAGAATTAGAAGATCGGGAGAATTGTTCGAAGAAAGGAGATTATTGAAATCTCAAGTATCGGCGTCTCTTTCATATGATTTATCTGCGTTGGAGATGGAGAATGAATCGATTCAAGATATTTACTGTGATGCACTCGAGACATTGTCACAAACAGAGTCTCTTTCGTTTGATTGTAGATTTGTTCGATCAACCAAGACTTCTTTAACTGATTCACAAACTCGGGATTTCATGATGAGAAGATTCTTACCGGCTGCAAAGGCTATGGTTATCGATGCTCCCCCTCAATACGTTTCTCAAAAGCATTCACTCGACCAACAGAACAAGATTGATGAAGAAAGAATATCtctaatcaaacaaaatcaacaaGTGAAAGATTCAGAAACTGTTGAAGAGGATGAGGATGATGAGGATGAGGATGGGGatgattgtgttgatgccatcAAGAAGCCAGCCAAAATTCGCGGCTTATTCGCTAAGTTTTGTTTGAGGAATTCTCTATGCCTGTTGAATCCATCCTCGGGCATGAAATCGAAGAAGAAACATGTACCTACTTCTTCTTCTCCAGCTCCCGCTAAAGAAGTTGTTAGCAGGATGTCTAGAAGCTCATACAGTGGACCTTTGCCTCGGTTGAATAATCCTCTTGGTTCTAAACTGCCAGCATCTGGAAATAGAATGAGTTTCTCTGGTGAATTGTTGAGAAATCAATCAATGTTTCGTGGCGTGCCTAAGATTGTTCGTAAAACATCAACAACAACTCCCTCCTCGTTTGAGAAAATGTATGGCTTAGACCACCACTCTCTCTCGATGATGCGCTCATCGCATGAattggagaagaagaaaaagagcaaTGTGTGTTACCCCACagatgaaattgaagaagaaatgtTTGGTCAAGATtataacataaacattaaagATTCAGTTGCAGTTGCAGTTGGAAACGACGATAATGGGAAAAGCCAGAACCAATTAGGTTCTTCGGGTGGGAAAGTTGATCATGATGAAGGTCGGAAATCGTCGTCAAAAGAAGTTTTGCAAGACGAGACTATAATGAATTGTTCGCCATTGACACCTCCATTACCAAAATCGCCATCTGAATCTTGGCTTTGGCGGGCGATTCCTTCCATTTCATTGAAGAGCCCCTTTCAGCACCATACAAAAAAACAGAACGGTAGATTGTCAACCAGCAGTCCCAATTGGGAAACCATTGTCAAAACCTCCAACAAACACCGTGATCATGTCCGCTATTCCGAG GAGTTGATTCCTCGCATTTCTCAACACTCCAAAGCTTAG